In one Parageobacillus genomosp. 1 genomic region, the following are encoded:
- a CDS encoding diguanylate cyclase codes for MYVKKYAKIYLTIIAMIGSSIFLVESEFTAQSLEDWVFIYMLSGSIILLNKFLIHLPPKDNSFSMDSAIYLAVVFLHGIDLAMNVLLISSVIEFLYKRKLLWWKHLFNFSMYSIMIVGAYYSFLFSGGHVGEINIQNLLPYMVSLVVYFSLNICLMFLFFVFFDRIFKGTFDLGVLLESAISYCVTLLLSLVLAILLNEQRYFGLFLFTVLVVILSAVFRKFLYLYQEVSERANKDHLTGLYNHGYFKEMLNEQFHDAKKLKQPFTLALLDLDDFKKYNDRNGHLQGDKLLQFFGELLKKAVDGTDFVAARYGGEEFAILMPNTTKEEAHAFLDRLRKQVNDTYFSGVEHIPYRCLSFSCGIAEMEKSMYDSGELIHKADQALYYAKAQGKNNVQIYSEHNICLDEIKFKQDLDMLEQQVKFFLSKDVYTYRHSKRVFKYASEFSQMLDLTDHEKQTLILGALIHDIGKIEVPRDILNKEGKLEKHEWEIVKKHVTWGKEIIAAEKQFDDLIPLVELHHERYDGKGYPYGLKGEEIPKLARILCVIDSFDAMTTERPYQRTKTFEEAIAEIERCAGTQFDPFYAKLFTEFIQEKYLSHQEQAEKYHDHKAVQR; via the coding sequence ATGTATGTTAAAAAATATGCAAAAATATACTTAACGATTATTGCAATGATAGGATCAAGTATATTTTTAGTAGAAAGTGAGTTTACTGCTCAATCCTTAGAGGATTGGGTTTTCATTTATATGTTATCCGGATCTATTATTTTACTAAACAAGTTTTTAATTCATCTTCCTCCAAAGGATAATTCGTTTTCGATGGATTCAGCGATTTATTTAGCAGTGGTGTTTTTACACGGCATTGATTTAGCGATGAATGTTTTACTTATTAGCAGCGTTATTGAATTTCTTTACAAGCGTAAATTGTTATGGTGGAAGCATCTTTTTAACTTTTCCATGTATTCCATTATGATTGTCGGTGCCTATTATTCATTTTTATTTTCCGGTGGGCATGTTGGTGAAATAAATATTCAAAATTTGCTTCCGTACATGGTTAGTTTAGTTGTTTATTTTAGTTTAAATATTTGTTTAATGTTTTTATTTTTTGTCTTTTTTGATCGCATATTTAAAGGAACTTTTGATTTAGGAGTTTTATTAGAATCAGCTATTAGCTATTGCGTTACGTTGTTACTGTCGCTCGTTTTAGCGATTTTATTAAATGAACAACGGTATTTCGGTCTGTTTTTATTCACAGTTTTAGTCGTCATTTTATCGGCGGTGTTTCGCAAATTTCTTTATTTATATCAGGAAGTATCAGAGCGAGCCAATAAGGATCATTTAACAGGGCTTTATAATCACGGTTATTTTAAAGAGATGTTGAATGAACAGTTTCATGATGCAAAAAAATTGAAACAGCCGTTTACTCTCGCTTTATTAGATTTGGATGATTTTAAAAAATATAACGACCGCAATGGCCATCTTCAAGGGGACAAGCTGTTGCAGTTTTTTGGTGAGCTGCTAAAAAAAGCGGTAGATGGAACAGACTTTGTAGCGGCGCGGTACGGCGGCGAGGAGTTTGCGATTTTAATGCCAAATACGACGAAAGAAGAGGCGCATGCCTTTTTAGACCGGTTGCGCAAACAAGTCAATGATACATACTTTTCCGGGGTGGAGCATATTCCTTACCGCTGTCTTTCGTTTTCTTGTGGGATTGCCGAGATGGAAAAAAGCATGTATGACAGCGGTGAGTTGATTCATAAAGCAGACCAGGCACTTTATTACGCAAAAGCGCAAGGGAAAAACAATGTGCAAATCTATAGTGAGCACAACATTTGTCTTGATGAAATAAAGTTTAAACAAGATTTAGATATGCTGGAGCAGCAAGTAAAGTTTTTTTTATCTAAGGACGTTTATACATACCGCCATAGCAAGCGCGTCTTCAAATATGCGTCTGAATTTAGTCAAATGCTTGATTTAACTGATCATGAAAAACAAACACTTATCTTGGGAGCGTTAATTCACGATATTGGAAAAATCGAAGTGCCACGTGACATTTTAAACAAAGAAGGAAAGTTGGAAAAGCACGAATGGGAAATTGTCAAAAAGCACGTCACTTGGGGAAAAGAGATTATCGCAGCGGAAAAACAGTTTGATGATTTAATTCCCCTTGTCGAACTTCACCATGAGCGCTATGATGGAAAAGGATATCCATATGGATTGAAAGGGGAAGAAATTCCAAAACTTGCCCGCATTTTATGTGTTATTGACTCGTTCGATGCGATGACGACAGAGCGGCCGTATCAGCGCACAAAAACGTTTGAAGAAGCGATTGCGGAGATTGAGCGGTGCGCTGGAACGCAGTTTGATCCTTTTTACGCTAAATTATTTACAGAGTTTATTCAAGAAAAATACTTATCGCATCAAGAACAAGCGGAGAAATATCATGATCACAAAGCTGTCCAACGATAA
- the feoB gene encoding ferrous iron transport protein B, producing MSSYIALFGNPNTGKTSLFNNLTGSYEYVGNWSGVTVEKKVGVLRQHGVPIVDLPGIYSLQPLSRDEGVATNFLLTEPCSAIVNIVDASQLRRNLHLTVQLLEFGKPLIVALNMVDVAEKRGVKVDAEKLSRCIGAPVVPVIARTGKGTKELVRTILSLSKQSGGHVAIDYGQDVETAVQKIGEQLPDDLPAAKRWLALQFLERNERIHAYLQTYMDIAPLMAIRDEAQQALGRPLAEHIYDARDKWIAHAIETSTVIFQQKPLTLTEKIDAVVTNKYLGLPIFLAFMYIMFMLTFDWLGSPLADLLDQFFSGPLTDWLSKLLALVGASPFIQALVLDGIVSGVGGVLVFVPQIFILFFFISLLEDSGYMARVAMVMDRFMEAIGLNGKAFIPMIIGFGCNVPGVMAARTIEQPKERLLTILLLPFMSCSARLPVYALFAGTFFTKNQALVVFSLYVLGIVVALSLAKLFSSTLLKNESSIFVIELPPYRMPQALTLWRSTWDKGKGFVRKAGTFIFGGSVAIWLLTYVGPKGIGVSMDDSFLAVIGGVLAPILMPIGFGTWQAGASLITGFLAKEVVVSTMNIIYHAKDMDLLQGAITQHFTPLSALSFMVFVLLYIPCLATVATIRKETGSRKWTFISIACALSIAYVISFIIYQGGTLLGFS from the coding sequence ATGTCATCATATATTGCGTTATTCGGCAATCCTAATACGGGAAAAACTTCATTATTTAATAATTTGACTGGCTCCTATGAATATGTCGGAAACTGGAGCGGAGTAACGGTAGAAAAAAAGGTCGGCGTATTGCGGCAGCACGGTGTTCCAATCGTCGACCTTCCAGGAATCTATTCGCTGCAGCCGCTTTCCCGCGATGAAGGGGTGGCGACCAACTTTTTACTAACAGAACCTTGTTCTGCGATTGTCAACATTGTCGATGCTTCCCAGTTGCGGCGGAATTTGCATTTAACCGTGCAGCTTCTGGAGTTTGGCAAGCCGTTGATTGTCGCGTTAAACATGGTGGACGTAGCAGAAAAGCGCGGCGTCAAAGTTGATGCGGAAAAACTGTCGCGATGCATCGGCGCTCCTGTCGTTCCGGTGATTGCCCGCACTGGAAAAGGAACGAAAGAGCTCGTTCGCACGATTTTGTCCCTGTCCAAACAAAGCGGGGGGCATGTTGCGATCGATTACGGCCAAGATGTGGAAACGGCCGTGCAAAAAATTGGTGAGCAGCTGCCTGACGATTTGCCGGCAGCGAAACGCTGGCTTGCGCTTCAGTTTTTAGAAAGAAATGAGCGTATTCACGCCTATTTGCAAACGTATATGGACATCGCTCCGCTTATGGCGATTCGCGATGAGGCGCAGCAAGCGCTCGGCCGACCTTTAGCCGAACATATTTATGACGCGCGCGACAAATGGATTGCGCATGCCATCGAAACATCAACGGTTATATTCCAGCAAAAGCCGCTTACATTAACGGAGAAAATCGATGCCGTCGTCACCAATAAATATTTAGGTTTGCCGATATTTCTAGCATTTATGTATATCATGTTTATGTTAACGTTTGACTGGCTTGGTTCGCCGCTCGCTGATTTGCTGGATCAGTTTTTTTCCGGCCCGTTAACGGATTGGCTGTCTAAGCTGTTGGCGCTTGTAGGAGCATCGCCGTTCATTCAAGCGCTCGTATTGGACGGAATCGTCTCCGGGGTTGGCGGGGTGCTTGTCTTTGTGCCGCAAATTTTCATTCTCTTCTTTTTCATCTCGTTGCTGGAGGACTCCGGATACATGGCGCGCGTCGCCATGGTCATGGACCGGTTTATGGAGGCGATTGGCTTAAACGGGAAGGCGTTTATTCCGATGATTATCGGCTTTGGCTGCAACGTTCCCGGCGTCATGGCCGCACGAACGATTGAGCAGCCAAAAGAGCGGCTGTTGACGATTTTGTTACTGCCGTTTATGTCTTGCTCGGCGCGCCTGCCGGTATATGCGTTATTTGCTGGCACCTTTTTTACGAAAAACCAAGCGCTCGTCGTGTTTTCGCTATACGTGCTGGGCATTGTCGTCGCGCTTAGCTTGGCGAAGCTGTTTTCCTCTACATTATTAAAGAATGAAAGCTCCATTTTTGTGATCGAACTACCGCCGTATCGGATGCCGCAAGCGTTGACATTGTGGCGAAGCACGTGGGACAAAGGAAAAGGATTTGTTCGAAAAGCTGGTACGTTTATTTTCGGCGGATCGGTTGCGATTTGGTTATTGACGTATGTTGGACCAAAAGGAATTGGCGTTTCCATGGATGACAGCTTTCTTGCGGTGATAGGCGGTGTGCTCGCGCCGATTTTGATGCCGATCGGCTTTGGAACATGGCAGGCGGGTGCGTCGCTCATAACAGGATTTTTAGCAAAAGAAGTCGTTGTTTCGACGATGAATATTATTTATCATGCAAAAGATATGGACTTGTTGCAAGGGGCAATCACGCAACACTTTACGCCGCTATCGGCGCTTAGCTTTATGGTGTTTGTGCTCCTTTATATCCCATGTCTAGCAACGGTGGCGACGATCCGTAAAGAAACTGGTTCAAGAAAATGGACGTTTATTTCGATCGCTTGTGCGTTAAGTATTGCTTATGTGATTTCTTTCATTATTTATCAAGGTGGAACGCTGCTTGGATTTTCATGA
- a CDS encoding DeoR/GlpR family DNA-binding transcription regulator has product MLTEERHRIILELLAEKEVVKLQELVEATNSSESTIRRDLTQLEKEKKLRRIHGGATLLHQKREELSVLEKSTKHIEEKKRIAEYAASLVQNGDCIYLDAGTTTFEMIPHLRGKDIVVVTNGMMHLELLLEHDIATYLLGGLLKKKTKALIGRGALQSLQSYSFDKCFIGANGVHYEYGYTTPDPEEAMVKHTAMQLSQKAYVLADHSKLNESTFAKIADLHEAILITDQLDEEWQELYKAKTVVEVVTK; this is encoded by the coding sequence TTGCTCACAGAGGAACGTCACCGTATTATATTAGAACTTCTCGCAGAAAAAGAAGTAGTGAAGCTGCAAGAGCTAGTTGAGGCGACCAATTCTTCCGAGTCCACCATCCGCCGTGATTTAACGCAGTTGGAAAAAGAGAAAAAATTGCGGCGTATTCACGGTGGCGCAACATTGCTTCACCAGAAGCGGGAAGAATTAAGCGTCTTAGAAAAATCAACAAAACACATCGAAGAAAAGAAACGGATTGCCGAGTATGCGGCAAGCCTTGTGCAAAACGGTGATTGCATTTATTTAGATGCGGGCACGACGACGTTTGAGATGATTCCGCACTTGCGCGGCAAAGATATCGTTGTTGTGACAAACGGGATGATGCATCTAGAACTGCTTTTAGAACATGACATTGCGACGTATTTGCTTGGCGGTTTGTTGAAAAAGAAGACGAAAGCGCTCATCGGCCGCGGCGCATTACAGTCGCTGCAAAGCTACAGCTTTGATAAATGTTTTATCGGCGCCAACGGGGTTCACTATGAATACGGATATACGACGCCGGATCCGGAAGAGGCGATGGTGAAACATACAGCGATGCAGCTATCTCAAAAAGCGTATGTGCTTGCCGATCATTCGAAGCTGAATGAAAGCACATTTGCCAAAATTGCTGATTTGCATGAAGCAATATTGATCACCGATCAGTTGGATGAAGAGTGGCAAGAACTATACAAAGCAAAAACTGTAGTAGAGGTTGTGACAAAATGA
- the pfkB gene encoding 1-phosphofructokinase — protein sequence MIYTCTLNPSVDYVVHVDELRVGELNRAVKTLTFPGGKGINVSRVLKRLGVDSTALGFIGGFTGEFIEKELGKESIVCDFVKVSGNTRINVKLKAGLETEINGQGPTVEAEHEMQLLEKVRSLTENDMIVLAGSVPSSMSSDVYAKICDGAKKRNAKVVVDTSGPALKSLLTWKPFLAKPNHKELGELFDTTFQSKDEIMVYGRRLVELGVENVIVSMAGNGAFYFNKEMTLFAEAPRGTVKNSVGAGDSMVAGFLAAYTSGKSLEEAFAYSVASGSATAFSEDLCTKDRVEQLVREVNVTRF from the coding sequence ATGATTTATACATGTACGTTAAATCCGTCTGTCGATTATGTGGTGCACGTCGATGAACTTCGCGTGGGCGAATTAAACCGTGCAGTGAAAACGTTGACATTTCCTGGCGGAAAAGGGATTAACGTGTCGCGGGTATTGAAACGGCTCGGTGTCGACAGTACCGCGCTCGGGTTTATCGGCGGTTTTACCGGCGAATTTATTGAAAAAGAGCTTGGCAAAGAAAGCATTGTATGCGATTTCGTGAAAGTTTCGGGAAATACGCGCATTAATGTGAAGTTAAAAGCGGGGCTAGAAACGGAAATTAATGGCCAAGGGCCGACAGTAGAGGCGGAACACGAGATGCAGCTTCTTGAAAAAGTTCGCTCGCTGACGGAAAATGACATGATCGTTTTGGCGGGCAGCGTACCGTCTTCCATGTCTTCCGACGTTTATGCGAAAATTTGCGATGGGGCAAAAAAACGGAATGCAAAAGTGGTTGTTGATACAAGCGGGCCGGCATTAAAATCGTTGCTTACATGGAAACCATTTTTGGCAAAGCCAAATCATAAAGAATTAGGCGAACTGTTTGATACGACCTTTCAGTCGAAAGACGAGATAATGGTTTATGGCCGCCGGCTAGTAGAATTAGGAGTGGAAAATGTTATCGTTTCGATGGCTGGAAATGGTGCTTTCTATTTTAATAAAGAAATGACATTATTTGCTGAGGCGCCGAGAGGAACGGTGAAAAATTCCGTTGGTGCCGGTGATTCCATGGTGGCAGGATTTCTTGCCGCATATACGAGCGGAAAAAGTTTGGAAGAAGCGTTTGCTTATAGTGTTGCATCTGGAAGTGCCACAGCATTTTCCGAAGATTTATGCACGAAAGACCGTGTCGAACAGCTGGTACGTGAAGTAAATGTTACACGTTTCTAA
- a CDS encoding endonuclease I family protein, with the protein MEDIQKQLEELQQWQGDDPCEQLDVLQEHLKHIEEQMDVYYNEQADIQAMHRYYRRVPIEGDGLTLFVKYHELVSRTHKRRLPYFFSKDEYLYTWVDLQPDGTVRSIYSGEKKDPKTLILQDYETMKKRYDEFRQLLKKAREWKKEEGNRIKKIEQQWKFNAEHVVPQSWFGAREPMKGDLHHLFVCQPECNTLRSNFPYADFPFYNPESPEEQIQNRCGVVQNGYFEPEYGKGTVARATLYFLLRYPHAIAKAFRGKIDVPLLIRWHRQFPATIYEKHRNSAIFFIQGNRNPFIDIPELAERIVFPLNLAS; encoded by the coding sequence ATGGAGGACATACAGAAGCAATTAGAAGAACTGCAGCAATGGCAAGGGGATGATCCATGTGAGCAATTGGACGTCTTGCAAGAGCATCTCAAGCATATCGAAGAACAAATGGATGTGTATTACAATGAACAGGCAGACATCCAAGCGATGCATCGGTATTACCGTCGTGTGCCAATAGAAGGGGATGGACTTACGCTGTTTGTGAAATATCATGAACTCGTTTCGCGTACGCACAAACGGCGGCTGCCTTATTTTTTCAGCAAAGATGAATATTTATATACATGGGTCGATTTGCAGCCGGATGGGACGGTCAGAAGCATTTATTCGGGAGAGAAGAAAGATCCGAAGACATTAATCCTTCAAGATTATGAAACGATGAAAAAGCGCTATGATGAATTTCGGCAATTGCTGAAAAAAGCGAGAGAATGGAAGAAGGAGGAAGGGAATCGGATAAAAAAGATCGAACAGCAATGGAAGTTTAACGCGGAGCATGTCGTGCCGCAATCATGGTTTGGCGCAAGGGAGCCGATGAAAGGGGATTTGCATCATCTCTTTGTTTGCCAGCCGGAATGCAATACGCTGCGTTCGAACTTTCCGTACGCCGATTTTCCGTTTTATAATCCGGAATCACCGGAAGAACAGATTCAAAACCGCTGCGGCGTCGTACAAAATGGCTATTTCGAGCCGGAATACGGAAAAGGAACGGTGGCGCGGGCGACGCTCTATTTTTTGCTGCGCTACCCGCATGCCATCGCCAAAGCGTTTCGGGGCAAAATCGACGTTCCGCTTCTTATTCGCTGGCATCGGCAATTTCCAGCGACCATTTATGAGAAACACCGTAATAGTGCTATTTTTTTCATTCAAGGAAATCGCAACCCATTTATTGACATTCCAGAGCTTGCGGAACGAATTGTGTTTCCGTTAAACTTAGCCTCATAA
- a CDS encoding Na+/H+ antiporter NhaC family protein — protein MEPSWKALLPFLVVIPISIWTKQVIPGLFVGLLLGSYLMSPSLLGGLRTMLTYLVENIMQTNNIRIMIFLYVFAGLVSMIKYTGGIKGFVHLISKKVKSAKSALMLTWVSTMVTFSDPDFRIVTIAPIMKALKKRLGLSSQQIGFAIEVTSNPVVALIPLATAFVGYMVSVIDKALKTAGIGAQPYIVYVKSIPFNFFSYTIIIVGLYYSFFKYSRKVQTHAAAEGEGKDESIQQWNERLAVEFAEENQVHTNKQEKESPNEAQGEEGEEMQTCPRAYDKETPIKPWNLIVPLSIVLVLTLFLSWWDGHKGAKTFFDAFLRSDALGAMLEALFLTVIIAFVYFLLQKFKLNDLLTHFVKGGNELISVILMLALIWALSAVSEDLGFSQYITDHVKGWIPQYFVAPVLFLLGAVISYFIGSSWGTWGMLMPLGITLAHQSGTNILPVIGAVFASGTFGAFASPLSDNTVTLCTILNLPVMEYARTKLVPSFIAAGMAAVLFGVTSFIMR, from the coding sequence ATGGAACCTTCATGGAAAGCGTTGCTTCCGTTTTTAGTGGTGATTCCGATATCGATCTGGACAAAACAAGTGATCCCTGGCTTGTTTGTCGGGCTGCTTTTAGGCAGTTATTTAATGAGTCCGTCGCTGCTTGGCGGCTTGCGTACGATGCTTACGTATTTAGTGGAGAATATTATGCAGACGAATAATATTCGCATCATGATTTTTCTGTATGTTTTTGCCGGGCTGGTTAGTATGATTAAGTATACGGGCGGGATTAAAGGATTTGTGCATCTGATTAGTAAAAAAGTAAAATCAGCAAAAAGCGCGTTAATGTTAACATGGGTTTCGACGATGGTGACGTTTAGCGACCCTGATTTCCGCATTGTGACGATTGCGCCGATTATGAAGGCGTTAAAAAAACGCCTCGGATTATCTTCACAGCAAATCGGGTTTGCGATTGAAGTGACGTCCAACCCGGTGGTAGCGCTCATTCCGCTGGCGACGGCATTTGTCGGCTATATGGTTTCCGTGATTGATAAAGCGCTAAAAACAGCGGGTATTGGCGCACAGCCATATATAGTGTATGTCAAAAGCATTCCGTTTAACTTTTTTTCCTATACGATTATTATTGTTGGACTTTATTACAGCTTTTTTAAATATTCACGGAAAGTACAAACACATGCCGCGGCAGAGGGAGAAGGAAAGGATGAGTCGATCCAACAATGGAACGAAAGGCTAGCAGTTGAGTTTGCCGAAGAAAATCAAGTCCATACGAATAAACAAGAGAAGGAAAGTCCGAACGAGGCGCAAGGGGAAGAAGGGGAAGAGATGCAAACTTGCCCGCGCGCGTATGATAAGGAAACACCAATCAAGCCGTGGAATTTAATTGTTCCGTTATCCATTGTGCTTGTGCTGACGTTGTTTTTAAGCTGGTGGGACGGACATAAAGGGGCCAAAACGTTTTTTGATGCGTTTTTGCGCAGCGATGCGCTTGGTGCTATGTTAGAAGCATTATTTTTAACAGTAATCATTGCGTTCGTTTATTTTCTCTTGCAAAAGTTTAAATTAAATGATTTGTTGACACATTTTGTGAAAGGCGGAAACGAATTAATTTCCGTGATTTTAATGCTGGCTCTTATTTGGGCGCTTTCGGCGGTGTCGGAGGATTTGGGATTTTCGCAGTATATTACCGATCATGTAAAAGGGTGGATTCCGCAATATTTTGTGGCTCCTGTGCTGTTTTTGCTTGGTGCGGTCATTTCCTATTTTATCGGCTCCTCATGGGGGACATGGGGAATGTTAATGCCGCTTGGCATCACGCTCGCGCATCAGTCAGGAACGAATATTTTGCCGGTGATTGGTGCCGTATTTGCGAGTGGGACGTTCGGGGCGTTTGCCTCGCCGCTGAGCGATAATACGGTGACGTTATGTACGATTTTAAATTTGCCGGTGATGGAATACGCGCGAACCAAATTAGTCCCTTCATTCATCGCGGCGGGGATGGCTGCCGTTCTGTTTGGCGTCACGTCGTTTATAATGCGCTAG
- a CDS encoding MaoC family dehydratase, translated as MNIKPGDVFTWQRTFTEEEIRQFAELSGDKGRHHMERDEKGRLMVQGLFTASIGTKIGGDLNYIAREMHSEFIRPVFSGDTITCELTITDVIPMDGYKKVAMKTVYRNQHGKEVLIGTSTGIIRDEESS; from the coding sequence GTGAATATAAAACCTGGGGATGTATTTACTTGGCAGCGCACATTTACAGAGGAGGAAATACGGCAATTCGCTGAGTTATCTGGCGACAAAGGAAGACACCATATGGAACGAGATGAGAAAGGCCGGCTGATGGTTCAAGGATTATTTACCGCCAGCATCGGCACAAAAATCGGCGGGGATTTAAACTACATTGCGAGAGAAATGCATAGTGAGTTTATCCGCCCCGTGTTTTCCGGCGATACGATCACATGCGAACTGACGATCACCGATGTCATTCCGATGGACGGATACAAAAAAGTGGCGATGAAGACGGTGTATCGAAATCAACACGGAAAAGAAGTATTAATAGGAACAAGCACAGGGATCATCAGAGACGAGGAATCGTCCTAA
- a CDS encoding FeoB-associated Cys-rich membrane protein — protein sequence MIANIVIGGVIFSYAGWMLVRHIKKSSKGKCASCSLSDNCQGSCASYQQENRI from the coding sequence ATGATCGCAAATATTGTGATCGGCGGAGTTATTTTTAGTTATGCCGGTTGGATGCTTGTCCGCCACATTAAGAAAAGTTCAAAAGGAAAATGCGCAAGTTGCTCTCTTTCTGACAATTGTCAAGGGTCCTGCGCGTCATACCAACAAGAAAATCGTATATAA
- a CDS encoding DUF5317 domain-containing protein gives MVYDGILLSLVIGFFRGGSLKGLANMKLCGGWLFPLLLAVQFVIFALQDKVAIIAKLSNALFLLVYVIGLLFLWLNRNQPGFIVIFAGVLLNFIVMALNGGRMPVSIEAAQFLGREYIEALKAGVYGKHQAITSETLLPFLGDIIPLSPPYPRRQVISIGDVVINVGAFFFIQHLMLSAPNKNTSTAPASR, from the coding sequence ATGGTTTATGATGGCATTTTACTATCGCTTGTGATCGGCTTTTTTCGTGGAGGAAGTTTGAAAGGCCTCGCCAATATGAAGCTGTGCGGGGGATGGTTGTTTCCATTATTGTTGGCGGTGCAGTTCGTTATTTTTGCCTTGCAAGATAAAGTTGCGATCATTGCCAAACTAAGCAACGCCTTATTTCTTCTTGTATATGTGATTGGTCTCCTTTTTCTCTGGCTTAACCGAAACCAACCTGGATTTATCGTTATTTTTGCCGGAGTGCTATTAAACTTTATCGTAATGGCACTCAATGGAGGACGGATGCCGGTATCGATCGAAGCGGCGCAATTTCTTGGCCGTGAATACATAGAAGCGCTAAAAGCAGGAGTATACGGCAAACATCAGGCGATTACATCAGAGACATTGCTGCCGTTTCTAGGTGATATTATTCCGCTCTCACCGCCATATCCTCGCAGGCAAGTGATCAGCATTGGCGATGTTGTGATAAATGTCGGGGCGTTTTTCTTTATCCAGCATCTGATGCTTAGCGCACCTAACAAAAACACATCTACCGCTCCTGCGAGTAGATAA
- a CDS encoding ferrous iron transport protein A, with protein sequence MVLTDLQQGQQAVITNLAVANEVVRQRLLHMGMHEGEKVCVKCVMPFGGPVMVEVDGQYICLRRKEAACIGVR encoded by the coding sequence ATGGTTTTGACTGATCTTCAACAAGGGCAACAGGCCGTTATTACAAATCTAGCAGTAGCCAATGAAGTAGTGAGACAACGCCTTCTTCATATGGGGATGCATGAAGGCGAAAAAGTTTGCGTGAAATGTGTAATGCCGTTTGGCGGACCGGTCATGGTAGAGGTCGATGGGCAATACATTTGTCTGCGGCGTAAAGAGGCTGCTTGCATTGGGGTGAGATAA